The following DNA comes from Myxococcales bacterium.
TGGAGTGACAGCAAGGTCATCTCGAGTGAGCCGAGTGGCAACTGCTCGGGCTCGAGCGGCGCGGCGCTCGGCGGCTTTGTGGCGGTGAGCGGTGGTTACTGGTTGACGTACGTCTCGCCCGAGACTCGACCGAACAAGGACATTGCGGTCGCGAAGGTCGACACGGCGGGCAACGTGTCGACGAAGGTGTGGCTGACGAGCAACACGACGGACGACGACTCCGCGCATCTGGTCGCGTTCAAGGGCGGTCTGCTCGCAGCCTGGCGCACGGGGGCGACCCGCACCTTGCAGGAGCTCGACATCAACACGGGCGCTCCCGTCGGCGCGCCGGTCACGGTGACCAGCGCCTTCCGCGCGAAGGACGATTTCCTGAGTTACCCGGACGGTGACGCCGGCTGGGTTTACGGCTCCGGCGCAAACATCGTCGTGGCTCGCTACACGAAATGCCCCTGAAGTCCCGCGTATTTCAAGGCGCTTGACGAAGCGAGATCCCTGAATACCCTTAGCGCCCCATTCCAGCTTAGCTCAGTCGGTAGAGCAGGCGGCTGTTAACCGCCGGGTCCCTGGTTCGAGTCCAGGAGCTGGAGCATTTTTGCCCAAGGCGAACACCCTTGGGCGCCAGGTTCACAAGGGGCCTCGTCGAGATGATCGGCGAGGCCCTTCGCTTCTTCCCGTTGTTTCGCGGGGCTTTGCGCCGTCTCGGTGATCGGCGCGTGCTCGGTGGGCGGTGATGTTCAGAGCACGAGGTCGCGCGCGAGCTGCTTCGCGACGCCCGAAGGGCGGCTCTGAGGGCCAGAGAGCCGGTCTCGGCTCTGCGAGTCGGATTTAACAGAGCGCGGCTCTGAGTTTTACAACTCGAACCTTGCCGACCACCGACCCGTTGCTTCACAGGACGCGGGTCGTTGACGTCGCTCGGGTTCTCATCGTCGGGCGCGACGCTCAGAGCACGGGCCCGAAATGGATCGCGTCTGCCGTTCGGTTGCTGCCTACCGAAATGGCTCTGGGTTAGCAGCGGCTGTAAAGCTCAGAGTCGCGAAGCCGACCGCCGTGCTCGTGCTCTCGCGCTTGGATGAACCGCGAAGACCGGCCAGGTGGTCGAGCTGTGATCGTCTGCGCCGCCGGCGACATCCACGGAGCTCTCGACAGGCTCTTCGAGGACTGTCCTCACCTTCGACGAGGCGCTCGGGCGTGCGCTTCGAGTGGGTGCTGTACGTCGGGGTTTCGGTGTGTGGCCGGACGAGGATCTTGCGCGCGACCATGCATCTCACTATACTGAACCACATGGTGCAGTATTCGCGCGCCCGCCTCGATGCCTCGTTCGCCGCGCTGTCCGACGTGACCCGTCGCGGCGTCCTCGAACACCTCGGCCGCGCAGATGCATCGATCACAGACCTCGCGAACAAATTCCGCATGACCCTCACGGGCATGAAGAAACACGTCTCGGTATTGGAGCAAGCCGGCCTGGTCGTGACCGAGAAGGTCGGGCGCGTGCGCACGTGCAAGCTCGGCGCCCGTCGGCTTGCGGAAGAGATGGCGTGGATCGAGAGGTATCGAATGCGGTGGGACGAACGATTTGACGAGCTCGATCGCGTGCTCGCAGAGCGCGTCGCAGATGAGCTGAAGCGCAACGAGACGAATGATGCAAACCAGAAACGAAAGTGAGCACCGCCCGATGAAAAACCAAACGACTGCAGAACGAACGTCCGATCGCGAGCTCGTGGTGACGCGCATTGTGAACGCGCCCGCGCGCATCGTCTTCGAGGCC
Coding sequences within:
- a CDS encoding helix-turn-helix transcriptional regulator, whose amino-acid sequence is MVQYSRARLDASFAALSDVTRRGVLEHLGRADASITDLANKFRMTLTGMKKHVSVLEQAGLVVTEKVGRVRTCKLGARRLAEEMAWIERYRMRWDERFDELDRVLAERVADELKRNETNDANQKRK